The proteins below come from a single Tenuifilum thalassicum genomic window:
- the galK gene encoding galactokinase has product MMVEKIVDAFKDRFGAEPVIFRAPGRVNLIGEHTDYNDGFVMPAAIDRYVYFAIKPNGQNVYRFHAFDLNKSFTTTTDLISPSKSRWANYLLGVISQMVGYGKDIPGFDCVFGGNVPIGAGLSSSAAIESGLAFALNHIFSLGFTPMQLALIGQKAEHEYAGVKCGIMDQFASLHGKKNHVLKLDCRSLEFEPFELRTDNFSIILVNTGVKHSLASSKYNIRRNECQVGVDILKKYNANISSLRDVSLDVLNEHKSEFDKKVWDRCSYVVEENLRVKQAGEALQNKDFQLFGRLLYQSHYGLKEKYEVSCPELDKLVDITEPLDYVLGSRMMGGGFGGCTINLVRNTHIDQFIEQVKLHYKTPQGNTPDIITCVIANGAELFS; this is encoded by the coding sequence ATGATGGTTGAAAAAATTGTTGATGCTTTTAAGGATCGTTTTGGTGCAGAACCAGTAATATTTAGGGCTCCAGGGAGAGTAAACCTGATTGGCGAACATACCGATTATAATGATGGATTTGTAATGCCAGCAGCAATTGACAGGTATGTGTATTTTGCCATTAAGCCAAATGGGCAAAACGTTTATCGTTTTCATGCTTTTGATTTAAATAAAAGCTTTACTACGACAACTGATTTAATTTCGCCTTCAAAATCGCGATGGGCAAACTACCTTTTAGGGGTAATTTCTCAGATGGTTGGTTATGGGAAGGACATTCCGGGATTCGATTGCGTATTTGGAGGTAATGTGCCTATTGGTGCAGGGTTATCGTCATCGGCTGCAATTGAAAGTGGTTTGGCATTTGCCCTTAACCATATTTTTAGTTTAGGCTTTACTCCAATGCAGCTTGCCCTTATTGGGCAAAAGGCAGAGCACGAGTATGCTGGTGTTAAATGTGGCATAATGGACCAGTTTGCTTCCTTGCATGGTAAAAAGAACCATGTGCTTAAGTTAGACTGCCGAAGCCTAGAGTTTGAGCCCTTTGAACTTAGAACAGATAATTTTTCCATCATCCTTGTTAATACAGGAGTTAAGCACTCTTTGGCATCATCGAAGTATAATATTCGAAGAAATGAGTGTCAGGTTGGAGTGGATATCCTTAAAAAGTACAACGCTAATATTTCATCCTTACGTGATGTAAGTCTTGATGTGCTAAATGAGCATAAAAGTGAGTTCGATAAAAAAGTTTGGGATAGGTGCTCCTATGTGGTGGAGGAGAACTTAAGAGTTAAACAAGCTGGTGAAGCTTTACAAAATAAAGACTTTCAACTTTTTGGAAGGCTTTTGTATCAGTCACACTATGGATTGAAGGAGAAGTATGAGGTTAGCTGTCCCGAACTCGATAAACTAGTTGATATTACCGAACCTCTCGATTATGTTTTAGGTTCAAGAATGATGGGTGGTGGTTTTGGTGGCTGCACAATAAATCTGGTGAGAAATACTCATATAGATCAATTCATAGAACAAGTTAAGTTGCATTACAAAACACCACAAGGTAATACTCCCGATATTATTACCTGTGTAATAGCTAATGGTGCCGAGTTGTTTTCATAG